The DNA window AAGAGCAAGTCCCGCTTCGACAACAAACGAGGGAAATGCGATGACATGCGTGTCAGGGGTTGACCGCTGCTGTGTCCTCAAGCACGACAGACAGCCGCACACGTGCCCTCTACGCGCTTCTCCGCAAAGTCGGTCCGACGGACATGCTGGAACTAGCAGCGAAAGCGAAGATGGACGTCCGTCCGACAGAGAATACTTAGGCGTTCTACTCCTTGGGACGGCTTGTTTTGCAAAAGGCGGAAGCTACCCGATGCCGTAGGCACACAACAATGGCGCGCGTGGCATCGTCTCCAGCGGGAAAAAACCGAGGCAGAGGATGACCGCAATCGCGGGAACAGGGATGGGGGCCGCGGAAGGAGCAGGGACCTCCGCTAGGCAGAGTCACCAAAACAACTTTTCGTAGGGAAGCTACCGCAGGGCTCTGAAGTTGATGATGCGAGTAGCAGTGGCAAGACCCACGTTATGCAAAAAGCGCAATTCACTAGAGCCCCGACAAAAAaacagggggggggggggggcaaggGGCGGGTTTGACTTGCACTGGACTAGGACACCGACACTTCTTTTTACCCTCCGTTAGGCCAAAAAGAGGCACGCACCTTCGAAAATGATACAACTCCCTCCTCATAAAGCGTACTTTTCCCGGGCGGGGACAACGAGCTTTGATATTTCAGGCTGGGGTGCACACAGGGGAGCGAAAAGGAGTGAAGGGGCGTGACAACGGAGTTTTCGGACCGGAGAATGAGACCGACGGTAACCACATTATTTGCAGACTAGAGCGACGAGTTCATTCTAGATCGAGCCCATGCCTATTCTTCTGTCGCAGCAAGGTGTGGGTTTACCGAACTACCGCACTCTCCGAGCGTGCGACAGTTAGTTGGCAAAATACTCGAGTGCGTGAAGCACGAGCGCCGGACTTCGTTTGCGCCTACTCATTCGGAAACACCAGCAACCGGCCACTTGTGAGACGGCGATTCACGCATGAATAGGCGAGGTGCCTCTGCCAGCTGGATGGCGGCAAAGCGGAAATGTGCGTGCCTTTCCGCTGATGTGGTACCATGGCTCGTGAAAACCTACGTGAGGTAAAACTGCTGCCGGTGTATTGCTTATTGTGACGCCTTCTGTACGAATTGACTGAATTGTTGGACTTCTTCGGTGCGGCTTTTGACATCAGCGGTAAGGCCTGTGGTTGCTAAAGGCGCTAGAACAACATCACAGCGCCCTCAACCGCCTGCACAGCTCTCCATCCTGCGCACCTGGGATACACGCCTAGAGTGACTACGTACTTGCCTGCGAATATCTACAGATGAGCAGGCAGCGAAATATGCTCGTCACCAAACACCTTGAATGAACATTAGATACCTATCCAGTGGTGCGGTCATAGCGACAGGTGGCGCCCAGCTGTTTTGTTTCATTAAGAATggtggagggggggggggggagggcggtgCGGAAGGGGGAGAGGGCACCCGGATGAGCCAGAGAAGTCCACCGTCGCCCCGAGGACTACCCGTCGAAAGATTGGGAATTGGTTTGGGCACGCAGCCCTGGCGGCCGACCCAACAGATATATTAATAAATAccaatatacatatatatattatatatatgtatatatatacatgcacaaGTCGACGAAGCCGCATCAGTCTAGACATAAATGAGGGAGCACACATTTCTACATTCTTTGGTTCATCGTTTTGTCCATGTTCTCATCTTGCGCGCTTTCATTCGACCAGGCATCTTGGGCATTCGTTGCCGTGTATCCTCGTAGAGCACCATATCTGCACAACGGCAATAGAACCTCATAGccatatgtgcatatatatataatatatatatatatatatatatatatatatatatatatatatgcctgcATACGTGTAGTATAATGTATATGCCTTCACGAACGAGATGCGTTCACAGGACTTGTCCATGCACTTTTTACCTGACTACGGTGCCGAGACTTTTCTCACAGAGCAGCACGCCTTGGaggccttcgtctctcttgcGTTTTTTCCACCTCAACAGTGAGCCAATGGCGTTTCTCCTAAGTGACCCCATAGTGCAAATTTAACCTGCCCCCATGAAGGCGTGATTTGATTGTGAAAACTATCAAGCTCGAGGCTTGGCCTATCCACACCCGTGTATCTGCgcctgtatatatatatatatagacagagagataggtagatagagagatagatagatacgaAGGTAGGTGGATGATAGATCGATATACATATGAATATGGCcactcgcgcgtcgccagacACACCGACGAGGGAGCATCAGAAAGAGATAAATACGTGCTGACGTCCCTAGAAGTCGCAGAGTAGACATCTAGATGAGCGCCGCACAAAGCATGAACGTGCAAACACTTTcactgcagctgctgctagAGTCATTCCTCTCCCGTGCGCCTTCGGTATCTTCGCGATTGCCCGGTTCTCACTCGCCGTCCGACCCCTACCTTCCTCAAGCAGCTTGGCACACTGCGGACAAGCATTTACCAGCGCGCgcccgagggcgaggcgaacggcgccCGCTTGCCCTGAGGACCCTCCGCCTCGGGTGTGAATGAACAAGTCGTAGACCCCCGCGGTTCCGGTCAAGTAGAAGGGCTGCATGACGTCCATCCGGTTGTAGTAGAACGGCCACCGAACGTAGAGATCTTCGTCGTTGTTCACGCGTACCTGAACGGAGCCGGGAAGACACCGAGGACCGACTTACGCAAggggcggcgtgcgcggacAGGCAGCAGCCGAGACAGAGTCGATGGGCGTACGCTCGCCAGCTTATATGCAACTGTTCGCACGAGCGCGTCTCGCTTAGACAGGGCTGATAGCAGCACTCTTGCGTGGACTGCACACATGCGGATacctgcagagacagatgGGCATTCACGTCTCGCAAGAGACCTGCTGCATGCAGACGTGCCAGCGTCCAGCACGTCGAGCACGCCGCTTACGCCTCTCACTGTAGCAACTCTCTGTCTGCAATACACTGACCAAAGAAGACTTGCCAGAGCTCCCCTGACGCACGTCTACACGGACACGTGCACCACGCCGACACGCTCACTCTTTTGCATGTAGGCTATAGACCCAGTTGCATTTTGCTCTCATCCACATAGTGCAGAGCATGGACGAACAAGCGTAAGACGCACAAGCCACACTCCAGCGAGAGCCGTATTACCTGCCCCGTCCCCCTGCGAATGATAACGTGCGCAGCGgctcgcttccgcgtgcCTGTGCCTTCAGCCTGCCAGAGCCACTCCCAGCCTCCGTGCGTGAAAACCTGGGGACAGAAGCACACAAACAACCAACCGCACACAAACGGCTAAAAACAAGGAGCTCCCAAGGTCGGTACCTACTtggagagacaggcgaccGCTGCCGAGCTCGAGACGAGCGTGCGCGCATCTCTGCTGCCCATCGCAGAGTCCAGCGTCTTTCCTTCGCAGCCGTCGGACAGTCTGGGGAATCCTTTTTTCTTCCGTGCACTTACACAATATGCGCCTGCAGGGAAACTAGCCATGTTGTGTCTACACCTTGGCCTGCTTGCTCGTCTACCCTCGCGCCGGAAACCCGTTGTGCAATTTACGTGACTCTGAGCCCACATGTTCTACGGTCTCTAGATATCGCGCCCACGCCTGTGCGTGAGCCTGTTTCTGCGCAAAGTCTACACCCAGAGCCCCGCTCCTCGCCAggcctctgccgcagagAACTGCCGAATTGCTTCTCTATACATGAATCCCACGTTTCACGGCGTCCTCCATGCGCAGCACTATACACCGTTTGCTGCCGCAAGAGGAATCATGGTCACTAGTAAAGACGCCCCTGGCGAATGTACGCCGTGAGAGACTGACCGAGCGGTTCCGCTCCGCGGAAATGAGAAAAAACCAGGGGGCGACGGCTCCTGAGCAGAGTCCAGTCTATTGGCTGAATCGGAAAGAGACGTGGCTTCTTTCCTCTGACATGTCCGGTGTCTTTCACTTCATTCGAGATCTCTCCTCAAGGCTGGTGTGTGCTTTGAGGCGCTGCCCCCCTCATGCTAGGAAGCGCAACGCCTCCGCCTGTTGCCTCAATAGCGGTCTTCGATGACTCTAAGCACATGCGACTCAGGATATCGAACCCCTCCCCTTTCGTTCCGTCTTGCTTTCTTGGTTTTGGCTCGCACCTTCATTCGAGCTGGATTGAAGGCACGCACGATCGCGCCGGAGATGAGCGACGCTTCGCCGCTGTCCTCGGCCTCCTTCCGCTCGGacgtctcgccttcctcctctgccaaACACCCGCAAATCGACGTGACTGCCGCAAGGCAAACGCATGAAAACCGACTGGCAAGCGTGAGACCAAGCGAGGAACGACTCGTCGAAAGCTTACGCCAACAACGGATTGAGCACCGCACGGCCTATCGTACACGTGGAACCGACGAAAACCATATGACACCAAGCCTGCCTGCGAAGCGCAAAaacgcgcgtctgcagcgcatcTAGGAAGAAGACTGCGAGTTTGACAACACACGCCTCGACCGGGACGGGCCTTTACAAAGGGAGCGACCTGCACTCGACGCGAAATATCGAGTCCCACCTTTCTGCTCGAAGCCTCCCAGCTCCTTCAACATACGCTCCGCGCTCTCGACtccgtcctcgtcctcgacGGAGGCCGCAGTGCCAGACGGATCGTCTTCGACCGTGGAAAAAAAGTTCTCAAGCAAGAGGGGGTCGCGGTCCTGAGGCAAGCACGCGAACGACAGCAGGCGGCCCCCAGGTTCGGGACTTGGCTCACGCGATCGTGCCTCGCGAAGACAGAGCTACACCGAGACGCCTGCATGTACGAAGTCAGGGGAAAAAATGGCTAAACCAGAAACACACGGACTAACGGGCGCCGCGTTTCGTGCGGAAAAGAACTTGACGAGTGCGAAAAGCGCGAGGCCTccccgcagacgcgacgcaACCCGCCCGCGCGACGACCGTGGAGCCTGGAGATGCGTTCATGCATAGACGAGGAAATGCAGGAAACAAacagcaggcgacgcagaacggaggcacgcagcgagccgcAATATGAAATGACGAGGACATGGAAACAGAAACAACAGCATGGGCTTGCACAACGCACGCGAGTTCGCAGGCAGAAACACACCGCGATACACAAGCCAGGGCATGCAGTCGGGCCTGGATAGCGAGGAAAACGGCGCGGAGCAACAATAAAGCAACCGGCcccagaggagagaggagacaagcTGGAAGAGGGCAAAGCACCTTGGAAAGCCAAGAAAGGCGcaagcgaagacggcgaagacggaaAAAGGCGAGCTCACAACGCACGGAGAGGAAAAAATCACCGAAGTGAAGCAGCCATATGTGCCGTTGCGTGCTCCAAAAAACCGAATCCAGTTTGCTCGCCATATGAGGGTGGAGAGGAGCAACGCCCTGTAGGGGTCTCACCGGAGAGAAGGACGGTGACTGCATGATGACGCGCTGGAGTTCTTCCACTGTATACACATTCGCCTCTTTTGCGACGTAGAGTGCCTGAAAAAAGGGGCATTCGCACGGGCACGTCGCGATGTAGCTGCCACCGATGAAAATCTTCCCGCATGTCTGACCACCACGGATTCACTCACACGCTACTCCGCTACGTACAGGTATTTCCTGCAGCCCTCTCGTGCCCACTCCCAAAGGACGGCGTAGAATCAGTTCTCTAAATACCGTGTAGAGCTCTGCAGATGATTTTTCGAGACGTTTCGCACTCTCTCGACAAAGACCAGGGAAACGGCACCCGCCAAACGAAGGCACATCTCTTAAGATGTTGAGCTGTGAGGCGCTCTAGAAACCTGATACGTCTCTGAGATGGCTCGGAGACCGCTACTCTGCCCTCAGtgacgcgcggaggcaggtCTGAGcagccctcccccccccccccttcccctgTC is part of the Besnoitia besnoiti strain Bb-Ger1 chromosome XII, whole genome shotgun sequence genome and encodes:
- a CDS encoding putative ribosomal protein S9 (encoded by transcript BESB_022590), which encodes MGPLERSLLGRFPGTRPRVRRLPRLVPNQPLERPALPSSSRASSWSSVSTSPSFSAFPSFLRAPFGMFTSSVPSPSSSCKRVRLSGSSSVAPARPLAPTRVSAVRTQSSLPSGALRSSYATSSSLSSALTSFVSSWARSPRSIGAPFLRRVVSSPSALSSGLLSLLHSVPASSLRLFSSLSAANSSGRPSPAPKPAALYVAKEANVYTVEELQRVIMQSPSFSPDRDPLLLENFFSTVEDDPSGTAASVEDEDGVESAERMLKELGGFEQKEEEGETSERKEAEDSGEASLISGAIVRAFNPARMKVFTHGGWEWLWQAEGTGTRKRAAAHVIIRRGTGQVRVNNDEDLYVRWPFYYNRMDVMQPFYLTGTAGVYDLFIHTRGGGSSGQAGAVRLALGRALVNACPQCAKLLEEDMVLYEDTRQRMPKMPGRMKARKMRTWTKR